One stretch of Bacteroidota bacterium DNA includes these proteins:
- a CDS encoding mechanosensitive ion channel family protein, with protein MIETLLNILRNLAGENQILFHSVVGSVVCIAVIAAGKIVKWLFSTVGKKIISKTDTELDDEILDIVNSRIIALSSVIGIYLGMKELRLGLTKQNINFLTFLEYADTTLYLVTVLIIASVIIKIAKAVTFQTIKTISEKQKQEQFNQTLTPLINRVVTFVIVAFTGIVILEHFGQSVTSLVTILGAGSLALGLAAQDTISNMISGFIIMIDRPFRAGDRVKIPSGEIGDVFEIGLRSTKIMDMENNVLIVPNNELVKTKIVNFGYPDNEIRVAVEVTVAYGVNIDQVKSILLNIANSHPDVLAAPAPEAFLMKFGDYGLHFGLFCRVSNFKLQFSTAEKMRVQIYDAFLKANIEIPYPQQVVHNTFERVNALQTSRKRKKISR; from the coding sequence ATGATAGAGACACTTTTAAACATACTACGAAATCTTGCAGGCGAGAATCAAATCTTGTTTCATTCGGTCGTTGGTAGTGTTGTCTGCATTGCAGTGATCGCAGCCGGAAAGATTGTGAAATGGCTATTCAGTACGGTTGGTAAAAAAATTATTTCCAAAACAGATACTGAACTGGATGATGAAATCTTGGATATTGTTAATTCCAGGATTATCGCATTATCATCAGTGATTGGTATCTATCTTGGTATGAAAGAACTTCGCCTGGGACTCACAAAACAGAATATCAATTTTTTGACATTTCTGGAGTATGCCGACACGACATTATATCTCGTTACCGTTCTGATAATTGCATCCGTCATTATCAAAATTGCAAAAGCGGTAACATTTCAAACAATTAAAACTATTTCAGAAAAACAGAAGCAAGAACAGTTTAATCAGACGCTGACACCACTGATTAATCGTGTTGTTACGTTTGTCATTGTTGCGTTTACCGGCATAGTCATACTTGAACATTTTGGACAGAGTGTGACAAGCTTGGTGACAATTCTAGGAGCCGGTTCTCTTGCCTTAGGTCTTGCCGCACAGGACACAATCTCAAACATGATTTCGGGCTTCATTATTATGATCGACCGTCCATTTCGCGCCGGAGATAGGGTAAAGATACCGTCAGGCGAGATCGGTGATGTGTTCGAGATTGGACTTCGCAGCACCAAAATTATGGATATGGAAAACAATGTTTTGATTGTTCCTAATAATGAATTGGTGAAAACAAAGATTGTCAATTTTGGATATCCTGATAATGAAATTCGTGTGGCCGTTGAAGTAACTGTAGCGTATGGAGTCAACATCGATCAGGTAAAAAGCATTTTGCTGAACATCGCCAACTCACATCCGGATGTGCTGGCGGCTCCTGCTCCGGAAGCGTTTTTAATGAAGTTTGGCGATTATGGACTACATTTCGGCCTATTTTGCCGTGTTTCTAATTTTAAACTTCAATTTTCCACTGCAGAAAAAATGCGTGTGCAAATATATGATGCATTCTTAAAAGCAAACATTGAAATTCCATATCCTCAACAAGTGGTACACAATACATTTGAAAGAGTTAATGCACTTCAAACTTCTCGAAAGAGAAAAAAAATATCACGGTAA
- a CDS encoding GWxTD domain-containing protein gives MRIIAAILILLFAGCSSSSDSLTDCYSTSQFRKFSLPSFSSYIMNVRADNMSRGDVYIQTPYTNLRFEKVLEGFKASYTLAFVVRDVHNDIVQTKEVERPISVKTYEETISRRFDSYLQSLILVPGDYTIEIISTDNLSRLRYKLKEKITAKNYANEKNFTSSVLFLNTMLSNEHGITIRPILPASLSLLTDSVGMFQELYHLQQGDTIQITESYRTSRADALEGRSISYMQPPYRIGLDDCERSLDSVYYKQDSIFIAGKSGTLQLIQFYTLPMVGGTAIDRVVKIKRKEMLDSSVTTLNVFRRDSRFLTSLSVNEVTSAMRYIMRQEEYDSLMHREKEEQNAFMNTFWENRGGFVRRTEFERKVAEANGLFTSCIDGSRTAMGIVYILCGTPDYIDCRGTYIETWVYNIGDRAFSIQFRRVSERSQLYEMTPFSVNEAVWQYFVDRWRRKT, from the coding sequence ATGAGAATTATTGCGGCGATATTGATCTTGTTGTTTGCCGGTTGTTCTTCAAGTAGCGATTCGCTCACTGATTGTTACTCAACGTCTCAATTTCGAAAATTCTCCCTGCCGAGCTTTTCCTCATACATTATGAATGTGCGAGCAGATAACATGAGCAGGGGAGACGTATACATTCAAACTCCCTATACGAATCTCCGTTTTGAAAAAGTATTAGAAGGATTTAAGGCATCATACACTCTTGCCTTTGTTGTCCGTGACGTGCACAACGATATTGTGCAGACTAAAGAGGTCGAGCGGCCGATTTCCGTTAAGACATATGAAGAGACAATCTCCAGACGATTTGATTCCTATTTACAGTCGCTTATTCTGGTTCCAGGTGATTATACCATTGAGATTATTTCCACGGATAATCTTTCGCGTCTACGGTACAAATTAAAAGAAAAAATTACGGCCAAAAATTACGCAAACGAAAAGAATTTTACAAGTTCTGTTTTGTTCCTGAACACAATGCTCTCAAATGAACACGGAATCACAATACGACCCATCCTTCCAGCTTCACTTTCTTTGCTTACAGATTCGGTAGGGATGTTTCAAGAATTGTATCATCTTCAACAAGGGGATACAATTCAGATCACGGAATCGTACCGTACATCACGAGCAGATGCACTAGAAGGTCGATCAATATCTTACATGCAACCTCCCTATAGAATAGGTCTTGACGATTGTGAACGCTCACTGGATTCTGTGTATTATAAACAAGATTCTATTTTTATCGCCGGTAAAAGCGGGACACTGCAGCTCATTCAATTTTATACTCTGCCAATGGTTGGAGGGACGGCAATTGACCGAGTTGTCAAAATCAAACGAAAAGAGATGTTAGATTCTTCCGTCACTACACTCAATGTCTTCCGCCGGGACAGTCGTTTTCTGACATCACTTTCCGTTAACGAAGTGACATCTGCAATGCGGTATATTATGCGTCAAGAGGAATATGATTCGTTGATGCACCGAGAGAAGGAAGAACAGAACGCTTTTATGAATACATTCTGGGAAAATCGCGGAGGGTTTGTCCGACGGACGGAATTTGAACGAAAAGTGGCCGAGGCAAATGGTTTGTTTACTTCGTGCATTGATGGCTCGCGGACGGCGATGGGAATTGTTTATATCCTGTGCGGTACTCCCGATTATATTGATTGCAGAGGTACCTATATTGAAACGTGGGTGTATAACATTGGAGATAGGGCATTTTCTATTCAATTCAGGCGAGTGAGCGAGCGATCTCAGCTATATGAAATGACACCATTTTCTGTGAACGAGGCGGTTTGGCAATATTTTGTCGATCGATGGAGAAGGAAAACGTAA
- a CDS encoding thymidine phosphorylase — protein sequence MNVVEIIRKKRNGELLSSEEMKFVIDGYVKGSVPDYQIASFLMATYFRGMTKEETAEFTRLMLYSGDIVDLTSIPGTKVDKHSTGGVGDKISLPLAPMVAACGVPVPMISGRGLGHTGGTLDKLESIPGFNTSLSIDEYKKVIAEIGLVMIGQTKEIAPADKKMYALRDVTATVECIPLIAGSIMSKKLAEGIDALVLDVKTGRGAFMQTYEKSVELAQALVGIGTSFGKETIGFITDMNQPLGNAIGNWVEIMESVECLRGKGPSDVMELTYVLGGAMVMLGGKAKSINEGIERCKEVVNNGKAFERFLALVKRQGGDTSFLLHPERYPLSKFRTEIIADKDGFVSSIDSLELGLSVITLGGGRTKVDDIIDPKAGILLRKRAGDSVKKGDIIAEFFTDKSDVVDGVKKRISNAYTINVSQPKFSPIVISIVDKNGVTPFHN from the coding sequence ATGAACGTCGTAGAGATTATTCGAAAAAAACGAAATGGTGAATTGCTTTCATCCGAAGAAATGAAATTTGTCATTGATGGATATGTGAAAGGATCCGTTCCCGATTATCAGATTGCATCCTTTTTAATGGCGACATACTTTCGGGGAATGACGAAAGAAGAAACTGCAGAATTTACACGGTTGATGCTTTATTCGGGTGATATTGTAGATCTCACTTCGATTCCCGGCACGAAAGTGGACAAACATTCCACCGGCGGTGTGGGTGATAAAATCTCTCTTCCTCTTGCTCCAATGGTAGCGGCGTGTGGCGTTCCGGTTCCGATGATCAGCGGCCGCGGACTTGGACATACCGGCGGAACACTTGATAAGCTGGAATCCATTCCAGGATTCAATACCAGTCTTTCCATTGATGAGTACAAGAAGGTGATCGCGGAAATCGGCTTAGTGATGATCGGACAGACAAAAGAGATTGCGCCTGCCGACAAAAAGATGTACGCATTACGCGATGTTACGGCTACTGTTGAATGCATTCCGCTAATTGCCGGAAGCATTATGAGTAAAAAGTTGGCAGAAGGGATCGATGCGCTGGTGCTGGATGTAAAGACCGGACGCGGTGCGTTTATGCAAACATATGAAAAGTCCGTTGAACTGGCACAAGCATTGGTCGGGATTGGGACGAGTTTTGGGAAAGAGACGATCGGTTTTATTACGGATATGAATCAACCACTGGGGAATGCAATCGGAAATTGGGTGGAGATTATGGAATCGGTAGAATGTCTTCGTGGAAAAGGTCCATCGGATGTTATGGAGTTAACGTACGTTCTCGGTGGCGCGATGGTAATGTTGGGTGGTAAAGCGAAATCTATTAATGAAGGAATCGAACGCTGCAAAGAAGTTGTGAACAATGGAAAAGCGTTCGAACGGTTCCTGGCATTGGTGAAACGACAAGGAGGAGATACTTCATTCCTTCTTCATCCAGAACGTTATCCGCTCTCCAAATTTCGGACAGAAATTATTGCAGACAAAGACGGATTTGTATCGTCGATTGATTCATTGGAACTTGGCCTTTCGGTAATTACGCTGGGCGGCGGCAGGACAAAAGTTGATGATATCATCGATCCCAAAGCAGGTATCTTGTTAAGGAAAAGAGCCGGAGATTCTGTGAAAAAAGGTGATATCATTGCAGAATTTTTTACCGATAAATCCGATGTTGTGGATGGTGTAAAAAAACGTATTTCGAATGCCTATACAATCAATGTTTCTCAACCGAAATTCAGTCCTATTGTCATTAGCATCGTTGATAAAAATGGCGTAACACCATTTCATAATTAA
- a CDS encoding glycosyltransferase family 9 protein, translating to MFQKILVTRMKYIGDVVLTTPVIKTLRETFPKAHIGYLGDSKAVSLLEHNPYLDEIIPFDFSQDSIFYQFKMYSKMFLGKYNLTIDLYSNPRSALMTFATRARVRIGGDTRGRGNLYTIKIGDDGTLKSAIDYHYQSLAPLNIKPKYYKTEIFLTDQEKKDSLELLRSIGVDTSKRILAIHPGATWPNKIWLKEQFSELIHQLMKETDVEVILSPGPKDLDLMTYLSENHSKRVHILPLLPVRTLATVLSQCKVFVSNDCGPMHIGVAVGTKTIGIFGPEPIEIWFPYDRNDGHLPMFKKIFCSPCRTTKCFRQGDEYLECMKLITVDEVFNAVKERL from the coding sequence ATGTTCCAAAAAATACTAGTCACTCGGATGAAATATATCGGCGATGTTGTTCTTACAACACCGGTGATTAAAACTCTTCGCGAAACTTTTCCAAAAGCACATATTGGCTACCTCGGAGATTCAAAGGCGGTTTCCTTATTGGAACATAATCCTTATCTCGATGAAATAATCCCGTTTGATTTTTCACAAGATTCAATATTCTATCAATTCAAAATGTATTCAAAGATGTTCTTAGGAAAATACAATCTTACCATTGACCTATACAGTAATCCGCGCAGTGCCTTGATGACATTTGCAACACGGGCAAGAGTACGCATTGGAGGGGATACGCGAGGAAGAGGTAATCTGTATACGATTAAGATTGGAGATGACGGTACATTAAAATCAGCAATTGATTATCACTATCAATCGCTGGCACCTTTAAATATTAAACCCAAATATTACAAAACGGAAATATTTCTTACCGATCAAGAAAAAAAGGATTCACTGGAGTTACTTCGATCGATCGGAGTTGATACAAGTAAGCGTATTTTGGCAATTCATCCCGGCGCAACCTGGCCTAATAAAATTTGGCTGAAAGAGCAGTTTTCAGAACTGATTCATCAATTGATGAAGGAGACAGATGTTGAGGTTATTTTGAGTCCCGGACCAAAAGACTTAGATCTCATGACATATCTTTCAGAAAACCACTCAAAGCGTGTTCATATATTGCCGTTGTTGCCTGTTCGTACGTTGGCTACAGTATTGTCGCAATGCAAAGTGTTTGTTTCTAATGATTGCGGTCCAATGCATATTGGCGTTGCCGTAGGGACGAAAACTATCGGTATTTTCGGTCCTGAGCCAATTGAAATTTGGTTTCCATACGATCGAAACGATGGACACCTTCCGATGTTTAAAAAAATATTCTGCTCACCATGCCGCACAACAAAGTGTTTTCGTCAGGGGGATGAGTATCTCGAATGTATGAAATTGATTACTGTTGACGAGGTATTCAACGCAGTGAAAGAACGGTTGTAA
- a CDS encoding ATP-dependent RecD-like DNA helicase has protein sequence MAYPKKNTTSIPQETFRAVLGKIIYYNNENAYLIGAFESGGKSFTAVGYLHQPHDGEEYTLSGGWTTHAKYGKQFAINSYETHLPNSEVGIEQYLASGLIKGIGPSLAERIVEKFGTQTIDVLNNHPEKLMQVEGIGRKKYAGIVVALSAMKEMQETMVFLKAHGITTGTAIRLYKTYGKVVAEILQTNPYQIIDDVGGIGFQTADEIAKKMGVKEESIYRLTAGVRYVLDDACRAGGHCFLPKDELSERAAALLFVDEAKVGRAITSAIETGYLIAEGDAVFPLKLYEAEQQSAKKIVQLMMKGERLLDKNKLYAALKHVEHRHNIEFDEKQRLAVVSAVLNPVTILTGGPGTGKTLCVNGMIELADELGMKYVLCAPTGRAAKRLSEVSQREAKTIHRLLEFDPNSVMFRRNHDDPIEADIVIVDEVSMVDIQLFAFLLDALKPETQLVLVGDVDQLPSVGPGQVLRDLIESKSLSIIRLDMIFRQAERSSIITNSHKINHGGEPEFAEDFQFIEADAPEQIQSHIVGLCSTVLPQNFQYDPLIDIQVLSPMNNTLCGVKELNKKLQHVLNGKSSVCWQGSERKFLLNDKVMQLRNNYDKEVYNGDIGKIIGHDKEEGKLYVNFYGKRTDYSFDDLDQLVLAYSTTIHKSQGNEFNAVVIPLTMSHFIMLQRNLIYTAITRAKQRLFLVGQRKALAVAIQNADTRLRNTKLLKRLQALV, from the coding sequence ATGGCATATCCCAAAAAAAATACCACATCAATTCCTCAGGAAACATTTCGCGCTGTACTGGGAAAGATTATTTACTACAATAATGAGAATGCCTATTTGATTGGGGCATTTGAGAGCGGTGGGAAAAGCTTCACTGCGGTGGGATATCTTCATCAGCCGCACGATGGAGAGGAGTATACGCTTTCTGGCGGGTGGACAACCCACGCGAAGTATGGAAAACAGTTTGCCATCAACTCTTATGAAACACATTTACCAAATTCCGAGGTAGGAATTGAACAATATCTTGCTTCTGGATTGATTAAAGGAATTGGTCCCTCGCTGGCAGAACGGATCGTCGAAAAATTTGGAACACAAACTATTGATGTTCTCAATAATCATCCCGAAAAATTAATGCAAGTCGAAGGGATTGGTCGAAAGAAATATGCCGGAATCGTTGTGGCGCTCTCTGCAATGAAAGAGATGCAGGAAACGATGGTATTTTTAAAAGCGCACGGGATCACCACCGGAACGGCGATACGTCTGTATAAAACCTATGGAAAAGTTGTTGCCGAAATTTTGCAAACCAACCCATATCAGATTATCGACGATGTTGGTGGAATTGGATTTCAAACGGCTGATGAGATTGCAAAGAAAATGGGGGTCAAAGAAGAAAGCATCTACCGTCTTACAGCAGGCGTCCGGTACGTGTTGGATGATGCTTGCCGTGCCGGAGGACATTGTTTCCTGCCGAAAGATGAATTGAGCGAGCGAGCCGCTGCATTATTGTTTGTTGACGAAGCAAAAGTCGGGAGGGCAATCACCTCAGCAATTGAAACCGGTTATTTGATTGCGGAAGGGGATGCAGTATTCCCATTAAAGTTGTATGAAGCAGAGCAGCAATCTGCGAAAAAAATTGTTCAATTAATGATGAAAGGTGAACGCCTTCTCGATAAAAATAAATTGTATGCAGCTCTGAAACATGTAGAGCATAGACATAACATAGAATTCGATGAAAAACAACGCCTTGCCGTTGTGAGTGCTGTTCTAAACCCGGTTACGATTCTGACCGGAGGACCGGGGACGGGGAAAACATTATGTGTAAACGGAATGATTGAACTCGCCGATGAGTTAGGAATGAAGTACGTACTGTGTGCGCCTACTGGAAGAGCCGCAAAACGTCTTTCTGAGGTGAGCCAACGTGAAGCGAAGACGATTCATCGTTTATTGGAGTTCGATCCGAATAGCGTGATGTTTCGCAGAAATCATGATGATCCGATTGAAGCGGATATTGTTATTGTGGATGAAGTATCCATGGTGGATATTCAACTATTTGCATTTCTTCTTGATGCATTGAAACCTGAAACTCAGTTAGTTCTTGTGGGAGACGTTGATCAGCTTCCTTCCGTCGGTCCAGGACAGGTGTTGCGCGATCTGATTGAATCTAAATCGCTTTCCATTATTCGTCTGGATATGATTTTTCGACAAGCTGAGCGGAGTTCAATCATCACCAATTCGCACAAGATTAATCATGGTGGCGAACCGGAATTTGCGGAGGATTTTCAATTTATTGAGGCTGATGCTCCTGAACAAATACAATCGCACATTGTCGGATTATGCTCAACAGTACTGCCGCAAAATTTCCAATATGATCCGTTGATTGATATACAGGTTCTTTCACCAATGAACAACACGTTGTGTGGTGTAAAAGAACTAAATAAAAAACTGCAACATGTCTTGAATGGAAAATCGAGTGTTTGCTGGCAAGGGAGTGAACGCAAGTTCCTTCTCAATGATAAGGTGATGCAGCTTCGAAATAATTATGATAAGGAAGTCTACAACGGTGATATTGGTAAGATAATCGGTCATGACAAGGAAGAGGGGAAATTATACGTTAATTTTTACGGCAAAAGAACGGATTATTCTTTTGATGATCTCGATCAACTTGTCCTTGCATATTCGACTACGATACATAAAAGTCAGGGAAATGAGTTTAATGCCGTTGTTATTCCTCTAACAATGTCGCATTTCATCATGCTTCAGAGGAATTTGATCTATACCGCTATTACCCGTGCTAAGCAACGATTGTTCCTAGTTGGTCAGAGAAAAGCTCTTGCTGTGGCCATACAGAATGCTGATACACGTCTGCGAAATACGAAACTCTTAAAACGACTGCAAGCATTGGTATAG
- a CDS encoding NUDIX hydrolase encodes MHFKLLEREKKYHGKIIDLTVDHLQYPSGNQTVREVIEHPGGAVILCVFENYDILLVKQYRHPFGGDVVELPAGKLDKGEDPLLCAQRELQEETGYQAQRWQKLSAIYTTPGFCNEVLHIYLAQQVSLHERGQVLEEGEASIQLMRIPLNSAIDMIDRGEIIDGKTIAGILLGARKIGNV; translated from the coding sequence ATGCACTTCAAACTTCTCGAAAGAGAAAAAAAATATCACGGTAAGATTATTGATCTTACTGTTGACCATCTTCAATATCCCTCCGGTAACCAAACCGTACGAGAAGTTATTGAGCATCCGGGCGGCGCCGTTATACTCTGTGTGTTCGAGAATTATGACATCCTTCTTGTGAAACAGTATCGCCATCCCTTCGGTGGTGATGTTGTGGAATTACCGGCCGGAAAACTGGACAAAGGTGAAGACCCATTATTGTGTGCACAACGGGAGTTACAGGAAGAGACAGGTTATCAAGCTCAACGATGGCAGAAACTCTCGGCGATCTATACGACTCCAGGATTCTGCAATGAAGTCCTCCATATTTACCTTGCTCAACAAGTGTCTCTTCATGAGCGTGGTCAGGTTTTAGAAGAAGGAGAAGCATCAATCCAACTGATGCGTATTCCATTGAACAGTGCAATTGATATGATCGACAGAGGAGAAATAATTGACGGAAAAACAATTGCCGGAATTTTGCTCGGCGCACGAAAGATAGGAAATGTATGA